From the genome of Spirochaetota bacterium, one region includes:
- a CDS encoding diguanylate cyclase — protein sequence MKDIPSFRANILRRLNEDALNESFIINELNTLDTTGSRKVFYSRSLELFVNLTFDESAAKKHWTAIFENYDHLKEHVDRDVGLRVAIFDYFINLNRSLESPILVEIHLFRVTSNAAALDSLTGLFNRKYMEIFLEKEIKRSIRHDKPLSILLVDLDNFKEANDTKGHLFGDKILKQIAVIVKSVCRTEDAPCRFGGDEFLIILPETAEHGAIKLAERLRESISRSDFLAAAAITASIGIASCPADGINRESLIKNADSALYKAKYSGKDCIVKFRSKIRRKRRFPHAWEMEFQPLDDTLKKMTFRRIYTQDISIGGIRFESEQSYTLGTKMIINIHLPSKEDMVVVGKIVWAKKHAGAFMYGVQFYDLNNEQLKKIKQILPNEFDGSPEG from the coding sequence ATGAAAGATATACCGTCATTCAGGGCGAACATACTTCGCCGTCTCAATGAGGATGCGCTTAACGAATCCTTCATCATCAATGAATTGAACACCCTCGATACCACCGGCAGCAGGAAGGTGTTCTATTCCCGCTCGCTCGAACTTTTCGTCAATCTCACCTTCGATGAATCCGCCGCAAAGAAGCATTGGACGGCGATATTCGAGAACTACGACCATCTGAAAGAACATGTCGACCGCGATGTGGGGCTTCGTGTCGCCATCTTCGACTACTTCATCAATCTCAATCGCTCGCTCGAAAGCCCCATCCTCGTTGAGATACATCTCTTCCGCGTCACCTCGAACGCGGCCGCGCTCGACAGTCTTACCGGGCTTTTTAACCGGAAATACATGGAGATATTCCTCGAGAAGGAGATCAAACGCTCGATACGGCACGATAAACCGCTCTCTATCCTCCTCGTCGATCTCGACAACTTCAAGGAAGCGAACGACACGAAGGGACACTTGTTCGGCGACAAGATATTGAAACAGATAGCCGTCATCGTCAAAAGCGTCTGCCGTACCGAGGATGCGCCGTGCCGTTTCGGCGGCGACGAATTCCTCATCATCCTGCCGGAGACGGCCGAACACGGCGCGATAAAGCTTGCGGAACGCCTGCGCGAAAGCATATCCCGATCGGATTTCCTCGCTGCGGCCGCTATCACGGCGAGCATCGGCATCGCATCATGCCCCGCCGACGGTATAAACCGGGAATCGCTCATCAAGAACGCGGACAGCGCGCTCTATAAGGCGAAGTATTCCGGAAAGGACTGCATCGTAAAATTCCGATCGAAGATACGGCGTAAGCGGCGCTTCCCGCATGCATGGGAAATGGAATTCCAGCCGCTTGACGACACGCTCAAAAAGATGACGTTCCGCCGCATCTATACTCAGGACATATCGATCGGCGGCATACGGTTCGAATCGGAGCAATCGTATACGCTCGGCACGAAGATGATAATCAATATCCACTTGCCGTCAAAAGAGGACATGGTCGTTGTCGGGAAGATCGTCTGGGCGAAGAAGCATGCCGGGGCGTTCATGTACGGCGTGCAGTTCTACGATCTCAATAATGAGCAGCTTAAGAAGATAAAGCAGATACTGCCGAACGAATTCGACGGCTCTCCCGAGGGTTGA
- a CDS encoding HNH endonuclease, which produces METPNGYVGLTDLDWYSYLTTRPQVDEVNFWQPHGGRNFRALNPGDLFFFKLRAPQKAIAGFGFFERYESLPAWLAWECFGEMNGAPNFEAMRDRIARLRGEDGTAIRSGDFQIGCIMLSAPVFFAEAEWVIPPSDWARTGIQQGKRYDLSAGEGLRILNDCMDRARKGPRYWNVEGSAVGAAEDPPRYGTPIQVKPRLGQGLFSLAVRDAYEGACAITREHSGPVLEAAHIKPYSEGGEHRIDNGLLLRSDLHRLFDRGYVTVTPDFMFCVGNRLREEFKNGRSYYGLNNSRIELPKKDMWHPDKQFLEWHSKVVFKG; this is translated from the coding sequence TTGGAAACACCCAACGGATACGTAGGACTGACCGATCTGGACTGGTATTCCTACTTGACTACGCGTCCTCAAGTGGATGAGGTCAATTTCTGGCAACCTCATGGTGGACGCAACTTCAGGGCGCTGAACCCAGGAGACTTATTCTTCTTCAAACTCAGGGCTCCTCAGAAGGCCATCGCCGGCTTTGGCTTCTTTGAACGCTATGAAAGCCTGCCTGCTTGGCTTGCTTGGGAATGCTTCGGCGAAATGAATGGAGCCCCGAACTTCGAGGCAATGAGAGACAGGATCGCCCGACTTCGTGGCGAGGACGGAACTGCGATTCGTTCAGGGGATTTCCAGATCGGCTGCATAATGCTTTCGGCTCCCGTGTTCTTCGCCGAAGCCGAATGGGTCATCCCCCCTTCTGACTGGGCGAGAACCGGGATTCAGCAGGGAAAGCGGTATGACCTTTCCGCCGGTGAAGGTCTTCGTATTCTCAATGACTGTATGGACCGGGCACGGAAGGGTCCGCGCTATTGGAATGTCGAAGGAAGTGCGGTGGGAGCAGCAGAAGACCCTCCGCGGTATGGCACTCCCATCCAAGTCAAACCGCGTTTGGGCCAAGGCCTGTTCAGTCTGGCGGTCAGAGATGCATATGAAGGGGCATGTGCAATCACTAGAGAGCATTCTGGGCCGGTTCTTGAGGCCGCACATATCAAACCATACTCCGAAGGAGGCGAACACCGTATCGATAATGGGCTTCTCCTTCGGAGCGACCTGCATCGCTTGTTCGACAGAGGCTACGTCACAGTCACACCGGATTTCATGTTCTGCGTCGGCAACCGGTTGCGTGAAGAATTCAAGAACGGCCGAAGCTACTACGGCCTCAACAATTCACGAATAGAGCTTCCGAAGAAAGACATGTGGCATCCCGACAAGCAGTTTCTTGAATGGCACTCGAAGGTTGTGTTCAAGGGCTAG
- a CDS encoding SIS domain-containing protein: MNLTDPKYTKYALAREMYETADVVKRFDPACGKEYADRAKKMKSIFFTGEGSSRIFPAKRAMYRAKQKKGAFPMATDGATQALEYDLSSDAVFGASNSGKTKELIRLYTKLKAAGHPALFGLTANAATPLESIAHRTHVLTCGNEDAVAATKSVIEQALFIDSVVHALSGTAMKDIAAAAEAVRGALTAPVDKAIVDAMVNARTVYFAGRNNGVAEELRLKTNEITRKKSDYLEGTYAVHGIEEVMDKNEVVVIIDPFPDEEEKFAQCLTKGVGMSVVAIASRKTSFPTMMIPEGGE; this comes from the coding sequence ATGAACCTCACCGATCCCAAATACACAAAGTACGCGCTCGCACGCGAAATGTATGAGACCGCCGATGTGGTAAAGCGATTCGACCCCGCATGCGGAAAGGAATACGCCGACCGCGCGAAGAAGATGAAAAGCATATTTTTCACCGGCGAAGGATCGAGCCGCATTTTCCCCGCGAAGCGTGCGATGTACCGCGCGAAACAGAAGAAGGGCGCATTTCCCATGGCTACCGACGGCGCAACACAGGCGCTTGAATACGATCTTTCGTCGGACGCCGTGTTCGGTGCGTCGAATTCCGGAAAGACGAAGGAACTCATTCGTCTCTATACGAAGCTCAAAGCGGCGGGACATCCGGCGCTCTTCGGGCTGACCGCGAATGCTGCCACACCGCTTGAATCGATAGCGCATAGGACGCATGTGCTTACCTGCGGGAATGAGGACGCTGTCGCCGCGACGAAAAGCGTCATAGAGCAGGCGCTTTTCATCGACAGCGTGGTGCATGCATTGTCCGGCACGGCGATGAAGGATATCGCCGCAGCAGCGGAAGCGGTGCGTGGTGCGCTTACGGCCCCCGTGGACAAAGCCATTGTTGATGCGATGGTCAATGCACGCACGGTGTATTTCGCCGGGCGCAATAATGGCGTTGCCGAGGAACTTCGGCTTAAGACGAACGAGATAACGCGCAAGAAATCAGATTATCTTGAGGGCACGTATGCGGTACACGGCATCGAAGAAGTGATGGATAAGAACGAGGTCGTCGTCATCATCGATCCGTTCCCGGATGAGGAAGAGAAATTCGCGCAATGTCTCACCAAGGGTGTCGGGATGTCCGTTGTCGCGATAGCATCGCGTAAGACATCATTCCCCACGATGATGATACCTGAGGGAGGCGAGT
- a CDS encoding PIG-L deacetylase family protein, with protein MQFNRSIVVIHAHPDDTEAFSAGTLKHLKDMGYRIAIATMTAGGMGGIGMSEAKTIAVRRKEAEKAAAVLDAPYRCFGGRDGYLYDTEKLRIAVTDFVREQKAGIVFTHLPFDYHADHRATASITEAAVMLASLPSVPCKAKPLEVTPLLYHTAPLGFSDPLGNDITKPHFFVDITSTIEAKMKMLAEHHSQIELMRVMHKMPDFFDEMKKYNIALGKAAGTKYAECFWQHLGGGFQKEPQLQNELKKFIRKRRK; from the coding sequence ATGCAGTTCAATAGATCGATCGTTGTCATTCATGCGCATCCGGACGATACCGAGGCGTTCTCAGCCGGTACGCTCAAGCATCTCAAGGATATGGGGTATCGCATCGCCATAGCAACGATGACAGCGGGAGGCATGGGCGGGATCGGCATGTCGGAAGCGAAGACCATCGCTGTGCGCCGGAAGGAAGCGGAGAAAGCGGCGGCTGTTCTTGATGCGCCGTACCGCTGTTTCGGCGGACGCGACGGATACCTGTACGACACCGAGAAACTGCGCATCGCAGTGACCGATTTCGTTCGTGAACAGAAGGCCGGCATCGTGTTCACGCATCTGCCGTTCGATTATCATGCCGATCACCGTGCGACAGCGTCGATCACTGAAGCTGCGGTCATGCTTGCGAGCCTCCCGAGCGTGCCCTGTAAGGCAAAGCCGCTCGAGGTAACGCCGCTCTTGTATCATACGGCACCGCTCGGGTTCTCCGACCCGCTCGGGAATGATATAACCAAGCCGCATTTCTTCGTCGATATAACATCCACCATCGAAGCGAAGATGAAAATGCTCGCCGAGCATCATTCGCAGATAGAGCTCATGCGCGTCATGCATAAGATGCCGGACTTTTTCGATGAGATGAAGAAGTACAATATCGCGCTCGGCAAGGCAGCCGGGACGAAATATGCGGAATGCTTCTGGCAGCATCTGGGCGGCGGTTTTCAGAAAGAGCCGCAGCTGCAGAATGAGCTTAAGAAGTTTATCAGGAAGAGAAGGAAATAA
- a CDS encoding diphosphate--fructose-6-phosphate 1-phosphotransferase yields the protein MIQGNAIVGQSGGPTSVINASLAGVIEAVAKAKNIKKLYGMNFGIEGFMQERLIDLSAQPKAIVSGLLHTPSSSLGSSRHKVKDEDFPRIMEVLKKYNIRFFFLIGGNDTMDTINRVEQHCRKNGYELCGIGIPKTVDNDLFGTDHTPGYASAAHYNILSVMQGGLLAHDMQRVDKFTVYQTIGRDAGWLAAATSLAKKEKNDPPHLIYTPERAFNREEFLADAKACVEEFGFVSIVCGEGIKYADGTPVSASRTKDKFNNTEFGAMGGASVGLNLHAMLREAYGWRGEFQITESLIMCAADRAIAQDVKEAAACGKRAVALADKGVSGYMVAMQRRPGKKYSMEFTTALLKEVAVHAKPMPSDYLNDRGNFVSPKFRAYIEPLVGVLPEYVKLKLKMAIKRHE from the coding sequence ATGATACAAGGCAATGCGATAGTCGGACAGTCCGGCGGACCGACATCGGTCATCAATGCATCACTTGCCGGCGTCATCGAGGCCGTAGCGAAGGCGAAGAACATCAAAAAACTGTACGGTATGAATTTCGGCATCGAGGGGTTCATGCAGGAGCGGCTCATCGATCTCTCCGCGCAGCCGAAAGCGATCGTATCGGGGCTTCTGCATACGCCGTCGTCATCGCTCGGATCATCAAGACATAAAGTGAAGGACGAGGATTTCCCGCGAATCATGGAAGTGCTCAAGAAGTACAATATCAGGTTCTTCTTCCTCATCGGCGGGAATGATACGATGGATACGATCAATCGCGTGGAACAGCATTGCCGGAAGAACGGCTATGAGCTCTGCGGCATCGGGATACCCAAGACCGTCGACAACGATCTCTTCGGCACCGATCATACGCCGGGGTATGCATCCGCTGCGCATTACAATATCCTTTCGGTGATGCAGGGCGGTCTTCTCGCGCATGATATGCAGCGCGTTGATAAATTCACCGTATATCAGACCATCGGCCGCGATGCGGGATGGCTCGCCGCGGCGACATCGCTCGCCAAAAAAGAGAAGAACGATCCCCCGCATCTCATTTATACGCCGGAGCGTGCGTTCAACCGCGAGGAATTCCTTGCCGATGCGAAGGCATGTGTCGAGGAGTTCGGTTTTGTCTCTATCGTATGCGGTGAAGGAATAAAATATGCCGACGGCACACCGGTAAGCGCTTCGCGGACAAAGGATAAATTTAATAACACCGAATTCGGCGCCATGGGCGGTGCGAGCGTAGGTCTTAATCTCCACGCCATGCTCCGCGAGGCATACGGCTGGCGCGGTGAATTCCAGATAACCGAATCGCTCATCATGTGCGCGGCCGACCGTGCGATAGCGCAGGATGTCAAAGAAGCGGCCGCCTGCGGGAAACGCGCGGTGGCGCTTGCCGATAAGGGCGTGAGCGGATATATGGTCGCGATGCAGCGAAGACCCGGTAAGAAGTATTCAATGGAATTCACGACAGCGCTCCTGAAAGAGGTCGCCGTGCACGCGAAGCCGATGCCCTCGGATTATCTCAATGACCGCGGAAATTTCGTGAGCCCGAAATTCAGAGCGTATATCGAACCGCTCGTTGGCGTTTTGCCGGAGTATGTGAAGCTGAAATTGAAAATGGCTATAAAACGGCACGAATGA
- a CDS encoding carbohydrate-binding family 9-like protein, with product MKLSVPRLTTKRMPVKKVMRALDSLPRTPLDSVAWKEFPLKPAVNFTLAYGDDAFYIKFRVSEDEVLALYSHPSQPVCRDSCVEFFVSPDRKDYYNIEFNCIGACFMAVGYDRAHRRMIKPDVIEKKIDVVSTLGKRPFNLRAGRVSWELAAVIPFEIMESPRVTDVRGKTFTANFYKCGDEMTAPHYITWNPVGTPEPDYHTPEYFGEIEFV from the coding sequence ATGAAATTATCTGTTCCCCGCTTGACCACAAAGCGCATGCCGGTCAAGAAGGTCATGCGTGCGCTCGATTCCCTTCCGCGTACACCGCTCGATTCCGTCGCGTGGAAGGAATTCCCTTTGAAGCCCGCGGTGAATTTCACGCTTGCCTACGGCGATGACGCATTCTATATCAAGTTCCGCGTGAGCGAGGACGAAGTGCTTGCGCTCTACAGCCATCCGAGCCAGCCGGTATGCCGCGACAGCTGCGTTGAATTCTTCGTTTCACCGGACAGGAAGGATTATTACAATATCGAATTCAACTGCATCGGCGCCTGTTTCATGGCTGTCGGGTACGACCGCGCGCATCGGCGCATGATAAAGCCCGATGTCATCGAAAAAAAAATCGATGTTGTCTCGACGCTCGGCAAACGTCCCTTCAACCTGCGCGCCGGACGTGTATCGTGGGAACTTGCCGCGGTCATTCCGTTCGAGATAATGGAGTCGCCAAGAGTTACCGACGTCCGCGGGAAGACGTTTACCGCGAATTTCTACAAGTGCGGCGATGAGATGACGGCACCCCATTACATCACGTGGAATCCGGTGGGGACACCGGAGCCCGATTATCACACGCCGGAATATTTCGGCGAAATAGAATTCGTATGA
- a CDS encoding aminoglycoside phosphotransferase family protein encodes MANATSHDLPSVIRNFRISGTLAGAAPYGSGHINETFLVTTKEETAPDYILQRVNHVVFKNVPKLMDNIERVTSHVGAKIKASGGNPDRQTLTLIPASDGKPYAVDGAGNFWRIYLFIDDTQSYDIVKTPAQAYEGGKMFGSFQRMLADIPGEPLFETIKDFHNIEWRLSVFEEKLKADVKKRAASVGKEIDGVRSRAVEMNTILRLGREGAIPTRVTHNDTKFNNVLLDMNDKGLCVIDLDTVMPGHVHYDFGDSMRTATNTAAEDEKDLSKVEMNIAIFEAYAKGFLEETRAFLVPAEIEHLALSAKLMPYIIGLRFLTDYLDGDNYFKIHHPEHNIDRARAQFKLLASMERQFADMKRIVEKCSK; translated from the coding sequence ATGGCGAATGCAACATCGCATGATCTGCCTTCGGTGATCAGGAATTTCAGGATATCCGGTACGCTTGCGGGCGCGGCACCGTACGGCTCGGGGCATATCAACGAGACATTCCTTGTGACAACGAAGGAAGAAACCGCTCCCGACTATATACTCCAGCGCGTCAATCACGTGGTGTTCAAGAATGTCCCCAAGCTTATGGATAATATCGAGCGGGTAACAAGCCATGTCGGTGCCAAGATCAAGGCATCCGGCGGGAACCCCGACAGGCAGACGCTCACGCTCATCCCTGCATCTGACGGAAAACCGTATGCCGTCGACGGCGCGGGGAATTTCTGGCGCATCTATCTATTCATCGATGATACACAGAGCTACGACATCGTAAAGACCCCCGCGCAGGCGTATGAAGGCGGGAAGATGTTCGGCAGTTTTCAGCGCATGCTCGCCGATATCCCCGGCGAACCGCTTTTCGAAACGATAAAGGACTTCCACAACATCGAATGGCGGCTTTCCGTGTTCGAGGAAAAACTGAAAGCGGACGTGAAAAAGCGTGCGGCATCGGTCGGTAAAGAGATAGACGGCGTGCGCTCGCGCGCAGTAGAGATGAACACGATACTCCGCCTCGGCCGAGAAGGCGCCATTCCCACGCGAGTGACGCACAACGATACGAAATTCAACAATGTGCTTCTCGATATGAATGACAAAGGGCTCTGCGTCATCGATCTTGATACCGTGATGCCGGGGCACGTACACTATGATTTCGGGGATTCCATGCGCACGGCGACGAATACGGCCGCCGAGGACGAAAAGGACCTTTCGAAGGTGGAAATGAATATCGCGATATTTGAGGCGTACGCGAAGGGCTTTCTCGAAGAGACACGCGCCTTCCTCGTGCCCGCGGAGATAGAACATCTCGCGCTGTCGGCGAAGCTCATGCCGTACATCATCGGGCTGCGTTTCCTTACCGATTATCTCGACGGCGATAATTATTTCAAGATACATCATCCCGAACATAATATCGATCGTGCGCGCGCGCAGTTCAAGCTCCTTGCGAGCATGGAACGCCAGTTCGCCGATATGAAGAGGATAGTAGAGAAATGTTCGAAGTGA
- a CDS encoding Gfo/Idh/MocA family oxidoreductase — protein sequence MKEIRLGVIGAGGRGHISHHAHNPENGVRLVAAADVADKPLDEFKQKFGADTFVTKDYRELLKRKDIDAVFVTSPDFMHEEQGVAALAAGKAVYCEKPLAITLRGCDRLLSTAMKHKTKLFVGHNMRYMAFVRKMKEIVDSGAIGRVTTAWCRHFINYGGDAYFKDWHSERKYATGLLLQKGAHDIDVIHWICGAYSKRVTALGALSVYDKCERRTADEPGVRSWHDANWPPLAQKKMSPVIDVEDQTMMLMELENGIMASYQQCHYTPEPWRNYVFIGTEGRIENFGDHGEHCVIRLWNKRGPYREKGDIEYPVTHESEGHGGADPRIVEEFVRFVRDGGKTYASAVAARYSVAAGYLATMSLRAGGKPQIVPPVKKDMISYFDNL from the coding sequence ATGAAAGAAATACGACTCGGTGTCATCGGTGCGGGCGGGCGCGGGCACATCTCGCATCATGCGCATAACCCGGAGAACGGGGTGCGTCTTGTCGCCGCGGCGGACGTTGCCGACAAACCGCTCGATGAGTTCAAACAGAAATTCGGCGCGGATACGTTCGTCACGAAGGATTATCGCGAGCTTCTCAAGCGGAAGGATATCGATGCGGTATTCGTCACCTCACCGGATTTCATGCATGAGGAGCAGGGCGTGGCTGCGCTCGCTGCCGGCAAGGCAGTATACTGCGAGAAGCCGCTTGCGATAACGCTCAGGGGATGCGACCGTCTTCTGTCAACGGCAATGAAGCATAAGACAAAGCTTTTCGTCGGCCATAATATGCGCTATATGGCTTTCGTCCGCAAGATGAAGGAGATAGTCGACAGCGGCGCCATCGGACGCGTGACCACTGCATGGTGCCGGCATTTCATCAACTACGGCGGCGATGCGTATTTCAAGGACTGGCATTCGGAACGGAAATATGCCACGGGACTCTTGCTCCAGAAAGGCGCGCATGACATCGATGTGATACATTGGATATGCGGCGCCTACTCAAAGCGCGTTACCGCGCTCGGTGCGCTTTCCGTGTACGACAAATGCGAACGACGCACGGCGGATGAGCCGGGTGTGAGATCATGGCATGATGCCAACTGGCCGCCGCTTGCGCAGAAGAAGATGAGCCCTGTCATCGATGTGGAAGATCAGACGATGATGCTCATGGAACTGGAGAACGGCATCATGGCGTCGTATCAGCAATGTCATTACACGCCGGAGCCGTGGCGCAATTATGTGTTCATCGGCACCGAGGGGCGCATCGAGAATTTCGGCGATCACGGCGAGCATTGCGTGATACGGCTCTGGAACAAACGCGGACCCTATCGCGAGAAGGGCGATATCGAATACCCGGTGACGCATGAGAGCGAGGGACATGGCGGTGCCGACCCGCGCATCGTCGAGGAATTCGTGCGCTTCGTGCGTGACGGCGGGAAGACCTATGCATCGGCGGTGGCGGCGCGTTACAGCGTAGCGGCCGGGTATCTTGCAACAATGTCGCTTCGCGCAGGCGGGAAGCCGCAGATCGTACCGCCGGTGAAAAAAGATATGATCAGCTACTTTGATAATCTGTGA
- a CDS encoding Gfo/Idh/MocA family oxidoreductase — protein sequence MKTIKVGVIGVAGRGATFVEHMNDPEGRSRVVAGMDVSDNAIDMFKKKMPDAYATKSVADLLSRDIDAVVVASPDHMHAEQVTAAFAAGKHVYSEKPLGITIEQCDGMLEAWQKSGRQFMVGFNMRYMNIFRAMKDIADSGAIGELKAVWVRHFVGYGGDWYYHDWHADKKNSTGLLLQKASHDIDMIHWITGKYTKRVVGMGAQMYYGGDKPNDLRCPACAEKDTCVEYHYRDKGGNTMDQCVFRKESNVEDVSTVMMELDGGIQAMYTQCHFTPDYFRNYVFIGTEGRMENLDDHSKVVVKYRKRSKRGKNITSDEVHDIRPAEGGHGGADPVICRDFIDMILDGKKPISTPLAGRMSVAVGVKATESLRGKSMPLDIPALPASIAGKVY from the coding sequence ATGAAAACGATAAAAGTCGGTGTCATCGGTGTCGCAGGCCGCGGGGCGACGTTCGTTGAGCATATGAACGATCCCGAGGGGAGAAGCCGTGTCGTCGCCGGCATGGATGTGAGCGATAATGCCATCGATATGTTCAAGAAGAAGATGCCCGATGCGTACGCGACAAAGAGCGTCGCCGATCTCTTAAGCCGCGATATCGATGCCGTTGTCGTCGCAAGCCCCGACCATATGCACGCCGAACAAGTGACGGCGGCTTTCGCCGCGGGCAAGCATGTGTACTCTGAGAAACCGCTCGGCATCACCATTGAACAGTGCGACGGAATGCTTGAGGCATGGCAGAAGTCGGGCAGGCAGTTCATGGTCGGTTTCAATATGCGCTACATGAACATATTCCGCGCGATGAAGGACATCGCCGACAGCGGCGCCATCGGTGAGCTCAAGGCCGTGTGGGTGCGCCACTTCGTCGGCTACGGCGGCGACTGGTACTATCACGACTGGCATGCCGATAAGAAGAATTCGACGGGCCTGCTCCTGCAGAAGGCATCGCATGACATCGATATGATACACTGGATAACCGGGAAATACACGAAGCGCGTCGTGGGCATGGGCGCGCAGATGTATTACGGGGGTGATAAGCCCAATGATCTGAGATGTCCCGCATGCGCTGAAAAGGATACTTGTGTCGAATATCACTATCGCGATAAAGGCGGGAACACCATGGATCAATGTGTGTTCCGCAAGGAATCGAATGTCGAGGATGTGAGCACGGTGATGATGGAACTGGATGGCGGCATTCAGGCGATGTACACGCAGTGCCATTTCACGCCGGATTATTTCAGGAACTATGTCTTCATCGGCACCGAAGGCCGCATGGAGAACCTTGACGATCATTCCAAGGTCGTCGTCAAATACCGAAAGCGCTCCAAACGCGGGAAGAACATCACGAGCGATGAGGTCCACGACATACGCCCGGCGGAGGGCGGACATGGCGGCGCGGACCCGGTCATATGCCGCGACTTCATCGATATGATACTCGACGGAAAAAAACCGATATCGACGCCGCTCGCGGGACGCATGAGCGTTGCCGTCGGTGTGAAAGCGACGGAATCGCTTCGCGGCAAGTCGATGCCGCTCGATATACCGGCGCTTCCGGCTTCCATTGCCGGGAAAGTGTACTGA
- a CDS encoding family 20 glycosylhydrolase: protein MKKSSKRTVKKAARTPAGKIFQAAKPVIGIRAVHLDLKGVPPTPERLLSFLDLCAAAKYNAILVEWEDMFPWMVDERFRCETAYTPAEVKAFISKAKELSIEIIPLVQCLGHMETVLRWPEYVHLREVPAYNDVINPLAKGARELIERMVNDVLTLMPDVKYFHLGGEEAWTFGTHPDTKAYIEKHGKGALYMHHVEPILDMLSAKNIRPILWHDMMTHWEDSALDAIRNKADLCVWGYGEDPRKTKHHFAVEHIKRFKKHGVAMWAGSAYKGGDGLDKDLPDIERRVSNMQAWTEVAREYNMKGIIMTAWSRYSTNQMQVSPIDGALDAFVLGAMIPYEGHTPKDRDTAAAAVLKKAGEFERFTACRDILSRLASQRMAGWENVRILRGYIVCAKDDVRRADSYHAGMHLTHLANHVKHLESIVPEFKEAFIGLIPDLWLDRYLNERIEPLRDERAAISAVMK from the coding sequence ATGAAGAAGTCATCGAAACGCACGGTAAAGAAAGCAGCAAGAACACCCGCGGGGAAGATATTCCAGGCGGCAAAACCCGTCATCGGCATACGGGCGGTGCATCTCGACCTCAAGGGCGTACCGCCGACGCCCGAGCGCCTTTTGTCATTCCTTGATCTCTGCGCCGCCGCGAAATACAACGCGATCCTGGTCGAATGGGAAGATATGTTCCCGTGGATGGTCGATGAACGCTTCCGCTGCGAGACAGCATATACCCCCGCGGAAGTGAAGGCATTCATATCGAAGGCAAAGGAATTGTCCATAGAGATCATTCCCCTCGTGCAATGCCTCGGCCATATGGAGACCGTGCTCAGATGGCCGGAGTATGTGCATCTGCGTGAAGTGCCTGCGTACAACGATGTCATCAATCCGCTGGCGAAGGGCGCGCGCGAACTCATCGAGCGTATGGTGAACGATGTCCTTACGCTCATGCCGGATGTGAAATACTTCCATCTCGGCGGCGAGGAGGCGTGGACGTTCGGGACGCATCCGGATACGAAGGCGTATATCGAGAAGCACGGCAAGGGCGCTCTCTATATGCATCATGTCGAGCCGATACTCGATATGCTCAGTGCAAAAAATATCCGACCGATACTGTGGCATGATATGATGACGCATTGGGAGGACAGTGCACTTGACGCGATACGGAACAAGGCTGATCTCTGCGTATGGGGATACGGAGAAGACCCGCGGAAGACGAAACATCATTTCGCCGTGGAGCATATCAAACGTTTCAAAAAGCACGGTGTCGCCATGTGGGCGGGGAGCGCATACAAGGGCGGTGACGGACTTGACAAGGACTTGCCGGATATCGAACGACGCGTGTCCAATATGCAGGCGTGGACCGAGGTCGCACGCGAATATAACATGAAGGGCATTATCATGACGGCGTGGAGCCGCTACAGCACGAATCAGATGCAGGTGTCGCCGATCGACGGTGCGCTTGATGCGTTCGTGCTCGGTGCGATGATACCATACGAAGGGCATACGCCGAAGGATCGCGATACAGCGGCAGCAGCCGTGCTCAAAAAGGCAGGGGAATTCGAGCGCTTTACCGCATGCCGCGATATACTTTCAAGACTGGCCTCACAGCGCATGGCCGGCTGGGAGAACGTTCGTATACTCCGCGGATACATTGTCTGCGCGAAAGATGATGTGCGCAGAGCCGACAGCTATCACGCGGGTATGCATCTGACGCACCTTGCGAACCACGTGAAGCATCTGGAGTCGATAGTGCCGGAGTTCAAGGAAGCGTTCATCGGTCTCATACCGGATCTCTGGCTCGATCGCTATCTCAATGAACGTATCGAACCGCTTCGTGATGAACGTGCGGCAATTTCAGCCGTGATGAAATGA